TTTCTTGTCGCTACAATTAGTTTGGCTTTTTGTTTGAAAATTTCTAGCTGGATGAGCTAGTAGAAAAAGCCCTCATATGAGGGCTTTTTCTTATGAGAAGACTAATTGTTGGCAGATGTGTATTACAGAGTGAGTGTTTAAGCAGTATTGTTTTCCTGCTCTTGAAGTTTTTTTAACGTTCTTCCATTTTTATCTCTCCACTCTGTCCTGCCGTTGGCTGATCTGCCTAAAACGACATCTGCGGCCATGCTGGGAGATTTGAAAATATAGTCTTGAGCGAACGTGAATTTGTTCGAATCTTCACGTATGACTGTTTTTGCTCGTAAATCTTTTCGAATGGTTCGCACACTGTCAGAAAGACTAGGCGTTTCTGTTAATGATGCTTCAGAACTGGCTGTTACAACAAACCCTTTTGAGGATTCGTATCCAGTTGCTTTCAAGCCTTTGCCGGATGCGTAGAGCATGGTGATGTTGTTTTTCTCTGTTTCATCCGGCTTATCAAAAATAGACAGCCCCACTAAGGGAACTATTCTTAGAACATCAATAAGAAAGCTTTCAACGTCTGCGGTGTCTGCTTTGGATAATGTTGGTCTGCTGGAGCCATTAGAGTTTGTAAGATTTGATTTCTTAGCCTCTTTTGCAAGCTGGAGTAAGCGGCTTTCAAGATATTTTACGTGAGCCTTGTTAAGGCTACCGTCTTTGGAAGCAAAGAATATTCCCCAGTCCCAGAAGTCTTTTTCTGCGTAGTGGCTATTTAGTCGGTTTAGAACGGGATCGCCTTCACCGATGTAGACGGCTGGCAAGCTACTTTCATTATCAATGCCGACCAGAATATATACGCCAGTTGAAGAAAATTCCTCTTCCTTCGATGCCGTTTTGTATCCGGTTCTTGTGAAGGCAACACCTACCCCCGTCCAGTTTGAACGTGAGATAATGCGTAATCCTTCCGGGTCACCGTCAGGGAGAAACATGTGGATGGAGAATGGCTGTTTTCCAGAAAGCATGGTGTTCCTTTCTATCTGCATAAAATGATTGGTAACTCGTTATTTCTTCATAGATATCTCCTGACTGCGTTATGCCAGAAAACTCTATTTTTGACTTGTGTCTTTTTAAGGGAAGCTTACGCATTCAGAAAGTGAATATGTATTTTATGGTCGTAAGAAAGGGCGGTTGCGCGAAGTGAAGTCTTTTAGAAGGATTTGTAGAGAAGCAGGGCTTCCAGAGTCTTTTCGTCCAATGCACGGCTTACGACATGTTTTTGCATCATCCCTCGCAAGCTCCGGTAAAGTAGACATGTTTGCGCTTCAGAAGTTGCTTACACACAAAACTCCTTCAATGGTGCTGCGATATGCTCACTTAAGAGATGACGCGTTGAAGAATGCTTCTGAGGTGATTGGGGAAGCTTTCTAGCTAAAGCACAACAGCTCGTCAGTGGAAACTGTCGGGCTGTTGTTTAAAAAAACTAATTATTAGTTTAAAAAAAAGGACATAAGGCGTGCTAGGATAATATTAAGCTGTAAGAGTTTCGACTTGATTTGATAGATTACTTTTGGTGGCATGCTATTTTTTAGTATGCCACCCACTTTGTTTATTAGAAGGTCGTGCGTCAGACTCAAGTAGTGTTTATTCTACAATTGCCTTCAATAGAGCGTCTCGTGCATCAGAGTAAAATTGAATATCAACTTTTGTGGCCATTTCATCTGAAAGGTCAAAGAGTTGCCTTCTGCAAGAAACAGGGATGAGTAGTGTGGTAGCCCCTTTTTCAACAGCTATTTCAGCAAGTGTTACTGGATTGTGAACAGATTCGATAGAACCACCAAGGTTTATTTCACCGACAATTATGAGTCCACCTTTGGCACTTTTCTTTAATAAAGATGTGCAGAGTGATATTAAAGAAGCCATGCCCAGCTTTGCCCCTGATTTGGAGGCGTCGAAAGCTCGAAGCTGGGTTGTGAATTCATGTTGCCTCGGGTCCTTGTCACCGACGAGTTGAGTAGACCGTGCATATAAATTTTGCTCAGCATATCCCATACTTTCTTTAAAAGATAACGGTACAGGTTTATTCAGTATTTTTACCCCAGAGCCAGGGCCTTCGTTGATCTCAATTCGGTAAAGGCCGGGGTGTTCGTCTGCTCCTCCGGGGGAAATAGTCCAAACTTGGCCTGGCTCTAACGGGTCGCTACCAATGCTATTGTCACTCTGCAGCTCGGGTGTTGACACAAATTTTTCAACACCATCAGTTCCCATTACGTAACTGAAATGAGTATTTCTAAATTCTGCTGCGCCAATTCTTTTCTGTTGTTCCTTTACTCTTCTTCGTGATTCCATAGCAAGATGTACTGCCCATTCAAGGTCCTCATCAGATACAGTACCGCCACTAGGGTAGAGAAGTTTGATCAGGCCACTAACGGTCTTGTTTACTGCGTTTGTATCGCGTCCAGAAAGAGCTCCACCAAAAAATACCCTGTTTTGGAGTACGCTCACTCGACTTTGATTTCTTAGTTGGGTCCAACATTCAGACAGAAAATCACTTACAAGACCAAAGTGATTTGTCAGAAGTTCTTTGCTTATTTTGGGAATGTCCCAACCAGGCAGAAAGGCATGAATACGATCCATAAATGCGGTATCATCTTTCATTTCAGGAGGCATTGGGCCGAAAAGGTGCCCAATTCGTTGTTGATGCTCAACATCAACATCAAAGTTACCTACTAAAACGATGCTACCATCAGCTCTAATACTTTCTTTGCCACGGCTAAACTCTCCAGATTCCATGTAACCTTTCATGATGTTGACGCCATCTTTTTGGTCAAAAGAGATACCAGAGACTTCATCAAAGCAGACCACATCGTACTGACAGACTAATCCACGCTGGCCTGTTGCATTATTCACAAACATTCTCGCAACGGTTGCCTTCCCGCCGGAAATCAGGTGAGCATATGGTGATACTTGTTGGAATAAGTGGCTTTTGCCTGTGCCCCTCGGTCCAAGTTCCATCACGTTATAATTTCGTTCAACAAATGGAACCATACGGAGCATAAAAGCATCGCGTTGACGTTCTGTTAGTTTTTGGGGTTCAACACCAATGGATCGCAGTAAAAAGTCTTTCCATTCTTCTGTACTGAATTTGTGCCGAGCTTCAGCTAGAGTGTCCAATACATTTCTTTTGGATAGTTGGATTTCGCGTAATGATTCAACACCAAATGGACGTCCTTTGCTTTCTTGTGCAATTGCAGCATCGTAACTAAGGGTTACTTCAGCATAAAAGCCACCGGTTAACATTCGCTCGTGTTGATTTACTAAATCAGAATTAATTCGTACGTCAGTTAGTTGTAAACTTGGTAGCGTTGCGATGTAAGAGTCGGTTCTTGCATCAAGACGAGCAGTGATGAGATCAATAATTTTTACTTCACCATTTTCTCTCGCTCTTGCTTTAAACAGCTCTTCTTCGCCAGCTTTTACTGTGCGCGATTTAAGCTGGCGCTCTACAATTTCAAGCCCTTCGTCTATTTCATCTTGATCTGTACTCGCACAGTATCGTCCGAGTAAAAATTCGACAACATATGTTGGAACAGGGAATTGGCGGCTAAATGTACGAACAAGATCTTTTCTAACCAAAAAACCTTCAAGAGAAGTTGCCGCTTTACTATCAAGAGCATCCGTTTCGAGCATTAGTTTTCTCCACCAATAATAGTTGGTAGCTGAGCAATAAGAGAATCATCGGAGCCTAGTAATACTACCATAGCTTTCTGCCCCTCTTTACTATCATCATCAATAACAACAGAGGCAGTTCCATTCTCTTTTAGTTTCTTTTTATTAAGAACAATGCTGGATTCTGCGTTTCCAGCTTCTTCTCTGATGTCCAAACGTAAATCCGTGAAATTGCCATCGACAGCAATTGTGAAGCGTAATCCTTTCCAACCAGAATCTGTAATTTCAACAGCAGGAGCTAGTTGTTTGTTTTTACCTGGGGTTACAATAAGTTTGAGAGTTAGGCATTCTTGTAAACTTAGTCCACCATGTGCGTATTCTTCCCCATGTTGGAAGCAGGCAATACCGTTTGCTAAAGCAACTTGGTGGTTGGGATTCCAATACCATTGATATAACCGTTCGTCAGTGGAGACCCCAGGTTTAATCGCTGCGTAGCGTTTTCCTTTACTCTCTGTAAGAGTTTTGGGTAAATCTATCTTGGGCAACCCTCCAGGAAGTAGTATCCAGCCATGGTCTGTAACGACTTGGACACGCTTCCAGCCCGCAGCCAATAACTCAGCGATTCGATCATGGATTTCAATAAGTATTGGATCAAGATGCTTGGCAAGCTTCCATCCTCGATGGTGCCCTTCGCTGTCAATGTCTCCTGTTTCACACCATGCATATTCATCATTTGATGAGTTATCTGAGATTGTTAGTGTTGCCCATCCTGCATTGTTGAGCAATTTTTTGAGGAGGCCGTTCCTTATTAAAGGCGACCCGGACTCTATAACATTAGGTACAAATTCAGGATTTGGTATTTCTCCCCGAATTTTTCCGTGTACTGGGGTAACTGCAGGTTTTCCTGTTGCAGTCATGCTAGGAAGAGCTGACCAAATAGGTTCCTCTAAAGTAGAAAAGCCTGTTTTATTAAGTTTGTCCTTCAAGCGCATAGCTGCATCAAAACGTAATCCGTCTACGAATAATACACAATCTCCAGGCGAGGTAGATAGAGGCTTTGCTGTGAGGTAAGTCCCTCCAGGGTAGTGCGATTGAGTTGTTATGTCTTGAAGATAACGAGCTGAATCTTCTAACCATGATAGATAACAGGATCGAATAGCAGTCTTGATTGCTTCAAAACTACTTATACTTTCCGTGTAAGCTAATGACCTTAGTACTGCGTCATCCACTTGCCAGCCGTAATTTGCGTATTTTGTAGCGAGTTCTTCGACAGTACCTGCAGCAAGGTTGATGGCAGTCTCTTTAGCTACCGATGCTAGATGCTCTAAGGCGCAAGCAAGCGGGGCTTCGTTCAACTCTGCCCAAATCAAAGAGCGTCTGTGTCCGTGTTGTTTTTCTAACTCTAAGATTTTTTTTCTAGCAAGGTGCGGTGGAAGCTTTGCAAGATTCATCATTTCTTGATGAAGATTTTTTTCTTGTTGCTCGTTCCATTGTGGCCATCCAGGGAATGGTCCGTCACTCATATGCCAAAGCATATTAGTGAGTGGAGGGGCGCATCTTCTAATTTGATGTGGAATGTTTTGATAGCGAATTGGGGCTTCGCAGTAACGGTCCCAAACAACACTCCACGGTCCATTGTGACTTGCAAGGTTAGTTGCAGCTGCCAGAAGTCCTTCACTTTGTGGATTAAAGGATAATTGAGAAACACAAATTTCTACGAATGCGTTCCATTCAAGTGTTCCTATTTCTTCTTTAATTGAGTCGCCTTGGTCAATCCATTGAAGTAGGTTGCGAGTAAAGTCTCCACCAGAGAGCAGGGCGTTGAAGTAATCTTGATCGAGGTATTTCCCTTTTAACGACGTAAGATCTTCATTGAGAAACTTTCGCATTGCAAGGCGCATTGCATTCTTGGTGTTAGCGTTTTGCGAGACATGTAAGCCTAGGCCGCCTTGGTCTGATTTTAGAAATGCTAAAATTGTCCAGTCCTTTGCGCTAACTTGTGACCAAATAATACCGCGGTACTGTAGTTCTGCTAGTGGTTTTATATTTTCAGGACAGCTTTCGATGGCTCTAAGATCTTGTCTGCCAACTCCCGGAAGGTAAAGGATCGGGGTTTGATTTTTTGTAAGATCAAGATCTTCAACACAATTAGCAATGGCACAGCGAAGCCAGATTGCAGGACCAGTTTTCTTTTCTGCTGTGTAATCGCCAAGACACATAAGCTCAGGGAGTTTCTCTTGAAGAGATGGAATAATGGACTCCCATTGACGTGACGGATCTGGCCACAAAATACACGCAGGTGCAACTTGCGCATCTGGATTGAATGTGGCTGTGTTGCGCAAGTTTTTAATAAGTTGGTCTACTACTTTCATTTGTTAGCCTTTCGAACGGCACTTTTTTCAGCTAATGAGAGGTGGTGATCGTTAATACGATCTCCTTTGAAGAGGTGATACCATGGGGCAGATTCCACATCTTTGCCTCTATCTTTGCCTCTATCTTTTCCCCATTTTATGTTTGGTTTGTCTCTTAGGACACCTGCACCTTTTTTCTTTACATCCTCTGCCGTCATAAATGGGCGGATGTTAAGACGCACGCCATCGTTAATGTCAGGATTCCATCCAACAGGCTGTTCTTCAAGTGATTTCCAGCGAATAAAAATGTCGTATGGTGCTTCACCTTCGAGAAGAAGTTCTAATTTTTTCTTAAGCGATTCTGCGGCAGCAAGACGGTCTTGTGCGCCATCGACGCCATTGGAGATATCTTGCTTCTGGCGAATAATCCAATCTCCAAGATATGTGTAAATAAGTGTTTCTAGGAGCTTATGGTTAAGTTTATGGTAATTGACTAAGGCCGCAAAGCCGTCTTGAAGTCCATCCCAAATATGCCAAATAAATGGGCGGTGCTGGAACAGCTTACAATGTTGTGTGAAAAATTTATCGCGCAGCCAAGTTTCTAATGATTTGCCAGTATGTCCAACTGTTGCAAGTAGGGTTGCAAGCGTATCTTTAGCCCAAGCATCACCATAGGCCGCAACTAATAAGTTATGTAGCCGATCGGCAGCAGACGCCTCGCCCCGCACGGGGGGGATGCAGACGATACCATCGTCGTCTGCATAAGTTAGCAAATCCTGGCATAGAGCTACACATCGATGTTGTTCTTGAGCTAGCTCCATGTCAGCGTCAAGTTCGGCTGGCCAGCGAAAGCCTAAGAGTTTAGCTATTGCAACTTGTAGCACTGTGTCATCGTGGCGCAATGTGTCATTGACAGTCCTCTTTGAATTCTCATTCCATATGGTAGACGCACAAGGATGCCCGTGAAATACCCATTGGGTTGGATCAGATGTAAATGGTTTGGGTAATCCTGCTGGATATTTTTGAGCTGCAGCTTGAGTCCAGTAATTGATGTCAAATGGGACTTTACCAAGAGTCGCATTAGTAACTTTTAGACTTTGGTCAATCTGCTTTATCTTGTTGGCATATTGTGAAGAGGAACAAAAACACCAGATTGCAGGCAGGAATTTTTCATCTTTAGGTAGCAACACCGCAATGTTTTGATGATATAAGCGGTTGCTATAATGATATGGAAAAATAGTGCCCATCCTATGGATTGCTATTCCATTTTTTCCTACAGCTTCTGTCCCTTGTATTCTTGCTCCTTTTGACTTGTGAAGTTCACCGGCTTTGTCCTCCCAACGAATCATCCACGATTGTCCCCCATATTCAGAATAACGTTCTGGTGTGCTTTGCAGTGGAGCCCAAAGAGGATTGTTCCATGGAATTTCCCAGAAGCTAACTAGGTAACGAGGGTCATCACCTGTTTGAATCCCAACAAGGCTGTTTACGTAGTTGTTGAGTAACGGAAACTTATCTTCGGTAGTGAAAGCTATCCTTGCATCAGGTTTTTTTAACTGGTCACGTTGGCACACACTGGTGATATTAGCATGTTGTAGCTGAAATATTTTTTCACTTATTGTTGGAGTTTCGGAAACATCTTGGCCGCAGAGCTGGTTAGTATTGTTTGTGTTTTGAAATAGTTCCTTGTGTTGTGTTTCATTGGTGTTGCTAGACAGGGTTATTAAAATTGCTTTAACAACTTCGCCACTGATTGTTTCAAAGGCTCCAGGGCCTAGGCGGGCAATTGAATGCAAGCAAGTATTATTGAGGATTTTTTTTCTAAATTTAGTGTAACTGCTCAAAAAAAGCCAACTTTGCGGTAGGACTATGCTGGATGTTCCTCCTTTTGTACATAATTCTACACAGCGCTCAAGAAAGACAGTTGCAAGATCTGCTTTTGCTGTGGGGTAATGCTGTTCACAGAAAGATTGTAATGCACTACACTGCTTAGATTTTTTGAGATAGGGAACATTTGTTATCACCCAATGATAACGTGATGTCAGTAGAGACGTTGCTTTTGTTACACCTTGTGCTACTACTGAAGTTTCAAAATGTTCATCTGTTTGTTCAAAAGCAAGTGTTTTTTTAAGAAGTTGGGATAATTCATCTATATTAACTAAATTTGTTGCGATACTGCGTGTTGGATTAAGTAAGCTCCCCAGTATTGGTGCTTGTTCGAATTCATCATACAGAAGATCGAGAGCATTTCTCAGTTTTGTTTGTGGTGCAGCAAGGGTTGTCCATTGTTCTTTGCTTGCACCAACAGAAAGACCAGAGCATGCAATGTTAAGTTCTGGTAACGGCCTATAGCCTCCTGCATTAGGATATTTCCAAGCAGCGAGTGCTAAGGCAAAGGCTGCTAGTTCTACGCAACGTTGATCAAGCTCAAGTCCGTGAAGGTTTTCTTTAAGTACTGCATCGGCAGCTCGTTGAGCTGATAGGTTTTCAACGTGCATGCGTATAGGAACCAGCATTAAAAAAAGAGCTACCAAGAAATGACCAGAACCACAGCAAGGATCAAGGGTTTTTAATTCGGTAAGCTGATTTGGCCAGCTCTCAAATGAATCTGACGCAGGAGTCCAAGAACTATCGTTCTGTTGGACAAAGCGTAGATATTCAAGCGGTACCCCAGGGATAGCAGCCTTTTGTCGTAATTCCTCTTCATTATTAGCAGTTTTAAGGTCAGCTTCACTCAGTTGTTTTGCTGCCCACCACGCTCCAAGAGAGTTATCTAACAAAAAAGATACCATGTATGGCTCAGTAAAGAGCTGAGTAACAGCAGGAAGTTCACGTGCTCCAATTTTTACTTCCGAGTCGTTAACTTGATCTTTCTTTTTTGCCTGCCAAAACTGGTAAACCCAACCTAGGCTATCAGAAGCCGTAAATACTTCTTGTGGCAGTTTGGCCACCAATTGCTCAAGTCTCTGCTGATATTCTGGTGGAAGAGTAAGCTGAACTATAGGGGATTCCAGGCGAAATATTTGCGGCAACATTTGAGCGGCGTAACGAGCAGCCAGTTCCCAGCCGGTTGCAGCATCTTCTTCGCTAGCAAGATCTTCACATTCTTCTAAGGTAATAGCGACTGGTTCGTCTGGATCAGGATACATTAGCAAGTCATTCTCAGCTAAGAAGCGTGCAAAGAGCATGCGGTGCCAGTGCTCATAAGCTACTTCTTCGAGAAGGCGAGTAGTCTCTTGACTACCTTTACTGTCTTTAGCATCCCCAAGTTGTCTTCCATGAACACGGAGTTTTCGGCGAAGTCTTCGATCTTGTTCGTCCAAGTGAGAAAACGGGGTAGGCGCACCAACCCCCAGTTGTTCAAGCGCGGCTCGGGCTGCATTTTCAGCGAGGTCACGTGCATTTTTTATAGTACGTTCAAGTTGATTTCGTAACGTTTTATCAAGCGGCTGCATGTATATATCCTTGAGTAGTTATCGAATAACAACAGGACCTTCTTTCAAGGCACCCATAAGTTTGTTTTTTACTTCTGCTAACCAGTTGTCGATTTGTTCTTCTGTTTTTAATGTGCAGCGCGGTAAGTTAACGAACTGAGCCTCTGGCTCACACAATTCTGCTGCTTTGCTTGCAACATTGTCGAATCGACTAGGCATCGCAGCAACTCGATCTGCAAAGCTTGTTAATGTGTATTTATCAAGAGTTGCTAAGATATCTTCTGTAGATTGAACGGCCACAGATGGTTGAGCTTTACCGTGCAGTGACTGTTCAGCTAAGATCGAATGGCGTTGTTCGGGCTCTAACTGTTGCCAGTTGATATCGTTATGAAGCCTTTCTATACCTTCTTCGTGAACCTTGCTGTATTCTTCATTGAGTTTGTTAAGCTTTTCTCTCAATAGTTGTGCTAGGTTGGCCGTAAGTGGTGCTATAAGGTCAGGATCTTCCAGAAGTTGACGATGCTCTTCGATCGTTTCAATTTGAGCTGAAATTACTTCGAATTCGTTAAGAGTTGAAGCATGAGCAGCTAATCTTTTTAAGATATTCCAAGCAGGGAAGCGCTTTTGAATTTTGCTGCCAATATTTGTCCAATCTTCAATATGTGTCTTGAGTTCATCACGCCGGTTGTACAGTGCAAGCAATTGTTCATTTCCGGAGGCCAATCTGATTTCATCAAGGAAAACTGTATCTGGGGCTACGGGTTTTGGTGCTTCCCCTCCAGCATTTTCTGCTAACTTTTTCATTTGTTGAATAAATTCTGGTATAGCAGCTAGTTCTTCCCTTTGTTTGGCTGTAATACCTTTTTTTTGTAACACCTTACGGATGTTAATGCGTTGAGCGGTTGTTATTGTAGTCGACTCGACCTTGAATGTTGTTTTACCAATAGATCTACGCTCAAGTTCTTTTGGATCTAGCGGGGTGCCGCGCTCGTCTTGTGCTTTCATGAGTCCAGCAATTAAAAGAACCTGCAGACTGCCATCAATAGCATCACGTGACCAACCGTGTGGTGCAGATTCAAAGTGGTCACGAATGATTGCTCCCTTTTTTCCTCCTGCGATGGTCGCAAGAATAGTTTTGCAAACGGCATGGTTTGTAGGCTCACCATCGTATCCTACTGCTGTAAGAGCATCTGGCACGCCTTTCTGCGCTCGAGCGTAGACTTTTTCCCACCCAGTGTGATCAGCAGTAGTAAATTGTGGATAGAGCCGTTGCAGAGCGTTTACGGATGCTTCGGTAACCATTTCTTGAAGGTTGTTACCAAAAATTTCATTTCCACCTCCCTGAAGAACTCGAGCACCAGAAAAAGAATCTCTCAATAGTTCATTGATTCTTCCTTCGGCAGTTTGCTTAATAGTCTCCATAGCAGCACGAGCTTCGGTTCCTTCAGGGGTGTTAGGAACACCACGAATATCAAGTGTGGCATTTGCGGCTTTGAAGTCGATTAAGTTGTGCCTTAGGTCATCAGCATTTCTTTTTGGAATGAATACAAAAACAGTTGGAGATTGGTTTCCCGCTTGCCTTGCATCGGCTCTAACGGAGTTTTCATCAGTGTCCCAACCATCTCGAACCCATAGATGAATTTTTTGAGACGCATCGTTAGGTAACTGAGGGTCAAAGGTTGGGTGTAAAGTTCTGCTCACTTTAGATTGACCTTGTGTGAGTGAAAGTTTTCGGACTAATTCGCCAAATTTTCTATGAAGGCGATCGTCTCGTTCTGTGTCGATACGATGAGACTCGTTGGAGAGTGCTGAGCGTTGGCTTAAGAATTCATCGTTCCATGCAGCGCTTTCTTCGGTTTGGATACGGTATTCATCTCCAATTTTATCGAGTAAGTCGTATTTTTTTGCCCCAGATAGTGTTTTTTCCTCAACAAGCCTCGCGAGAGAAGAACGAATTTTTGCACTACCGTCGTTTAAATTTTCTACAAGAAGATCGGCTAGGGTGTCGATAGTTGCACGGAGGCCAATTTCTTTGTTTTTGCTATTAAGTTTATTGATCAAAAAAACAAGAGCACAAGCGCGAGCCATAAGCCGCTCGTCTTCAGAACCTTTGCTCCAGCTCATGGTTTTTTCATGAACCTTTCGTGGTAGAATTCTTGTTTGAAGCAGTTTGTCAGCAGAGTCAAAATAGAGATAGTCTGCTGGAACAACATGGCCAAGTGGTTGATCCAGGTTAGTTTGAATAACCTTATGAATCATGCTGAGTTGGTTGCGAAGCTGGCTGTCTGTGCCCGTTTGATCAAGCACTCGAAGGGTGTTTTCCCAAAAACGACGGCGTACAGGCAAGATCGGATAATCCTGGGGGAAATATTGGATATCATCTTGTCTGTGCCCAATTGTGGAACCTGCTAGATGTCTGGAAATTTCACCTAGGTTTGTTTGCATGGTCTCTTTGATTGGACCAGTTGATTCGGGTTTCTTGGCTAAAATTACTTTACGGATAACAGCGTCAACATCTGCATCAGAGAGTTCTACACGAATGGTAAAACGACCTTCGAGTTTTTTTAGATTGCTTGTACCAGTAACAGCAGTCTGACCGGTACCGATGAATAACAGCTTTCCTCCAATATTTTTGGAGCACGCTTCAACAGCTTCTTGAACATCAATAGAGCGTTGACTGTCCTCGCCAATGTACTGCTGCACTTCGTCTAGTACGATGAGAGTCAGCGGAAACTTCCCATCTTTTATTAATGCTTTTTTAATTGTTCTTAGCATGTCATCGCTAGAAACGTCAGAAACATTCGGGTAAAGGTTGGCTAAAACTTCAGCACAAGAATTTTCTGATGAAAAGATATTAGGTTTTATTTGGGTCAACGCTTGGTGGAGCCCTTGGGCTACATAGAAGTTATCGAGTTCTTCGTTCCAATCGTAGTTATTTTGTTGAACAACTTCTTGAACCTGTTCATAAATGCCTTCTTTTTTAAGCCACATAACAAATCGAGCAGTGTGATATTGTTCTGGTAATCCTGCAGACTTGAAGATCAGTCGTAACAATGCAAGTCGGACACTGCCACTTGCACCTGCCCCAAGAGTCCCAGATGTAGCATGCAATCCGCCGTGACGTTTGCCTTCGGTGCTAAGTTCTTTGAGGTGATCACGAATGTGTTGAGGAAGATTCGCAATCCCACGTGCAGTTGCACCGTCTTCAAATACCGTGTCTACCCACAGAGCA
Above is a genomic segment from Halodesulfovibrio sp. MK-HDV containing:
- a CDS encoding GIY-YIG nuclease family protein → MLSGKQPFSIHMFLPDGDPEGLRIISRSNWTGVGVAFTRTGYKTASKEEEFSSTGVYILVGIDNESSLPAVYIGEGDPVLNRLNSHYAEKDFWDWGIFFASKDGSLNKAHVKYLESRLLQLAKEAKKSNLTNSNGSSRPTLSKADTADVESFLIDVLRIVPLVGLSIFDKPDETEKNNITMLYASGKGLKATGYESSKGFVVTASSEASLTETPSLSDSVRTIRKDLRAKTVIREDSNKFTFAQDYIFKSPSMAADVVLGRSANGRTEWRDKNGRTLKKLQEQENNTA
- a CDS encoding Eco57I restriction-modification methylase domain-containing protein yields the protein MQPLDKTLRNQLERTIKNARDLAENAARAALEQLGVGAPTPFSHLDEQDRRLRRKLRVHGRQLGDAKDSKGSQETTRLLEEVAYEHWHRMLFARFLAENDLLMYPDPDEPVAITLEECEDLASEEDAATGWELAARYAAQMLPQIFRLESPIVQLTLPPEYQQRLEQLVAKLPQEVFTASDSLGWVYQFWQAKKKDQVNDSEVKIGARELPAVTQLFTEPYMVSFLLDNSLGAWWAAKQLSEADLKTANNEEELRQKAAIPGVPLEYLRFVQQNDSSWTPASDSFESWPNQLTELKTLDPCCGSGHFLVALFLMLVPIRMHVENLSAQRAADAVLKENLHGLELDQRCVELAAFALALAAWKYPNAGGYRPLPELNIACSGLSVGASKEQWTTLAAPQTKLRNALDLLYDEFEQAPILGSLLNPTRSIATNLVNIDELSQLLKKTLAFEQTDEHFETSVVAQGVTKATSLLTSRYHWVITNVPYLKKSKQCSALQSFCEQHYPTAKADLATVFLERCVELCTKGGTSSIVLPQSWLFLSSYTKFRKKILNNTCLHSIARLGPGAFETISGEVVKAILITLSSNTNETQHKELFQNTNNTNQLCGQDVSETPTISEKIFQLQHANITSVCQRDQLKKPDARIAFTTEDKFPLLNNYVNSLVGIQTGDDPRYLVSFWEIPWNNPLWAPLQSTPERYSEYGGQSWMIRWEDKAGELHKSKGARIQGTEAVGKNGIAIHRMGTIFPYHYSNRLYHQNIAVLLPKDEKFLPAIWCFCSSSQYANKIKQIDQSLKVTNATLGKVPFDINYWTQAAAQKYPAGLPKPFTSDPTQWVFHGHPCASTIWNENSKRTVNDTLRHDDTVLQVAIAKLLGFRWPAELDADMELAQEQHRCVALCQDLLTYADDDGIVCIPPVRGEASAADRLHNLLVAAYGDAWAKDTLATLLATVGHTGKSLETWLRDKFFTQHCKLFQHRPFIWHIWDGLQDGFAALVNYHKLNHKLLETLIYTYLGDWIIRQKQDISNGVDGAQDRLAAAESLKKKLELLLEGEAPYDIFIRWKSLEEQPVGWNPDINDGVRLNIRPFMTAEDVKKKGAGVLRDKPNIKWGKDRGKDRGKDVESAPWYHLFKGDRINDHHLSLAEKSAVRKANK
- the brxL gene encoding protease Lon-related BREX system protein BrxL translates to MLETDALDSKAATSLEGFLVRKDLVRTFSRQFPVPTYVVEFLLGRYCASTDQDEIDEGLEIVERQLKSRTVKAGEEELFKARARENGEVKIIDLITARLDARTDSYIATLPSLQLTDVRINSDLVNQHERMLTGGFYAEVTLSYDAAIAQESKGRPFGVESLREIQLSKRNVLDTLAEARHKFSTEEWKDFLLRSIGVEPQKLTERQRDAFMLRMVPFVERNYNVMELGPRGTGKSHLFQQVSPYAHLISGGKATVARMFVNNATGQRGLVCQYDVVCFDEVSGISFDQKDGVNIMKGYMESGEFSRGKESIRADGSIVLVGNFDVDVEHQQRIGHLFGPMPPEMKDDTAFMDRIHAFLPGWDIPKISKELLTNHFGLVSDFLSECWTQLRNQSRVSVLQNRVFFGGALSGRDTNAVNKTVSGLIKLLYPSGGTVSDEDLEWAVHLAMESRRRVKEQQKRIGAAEFRNTHFSYVMGTDGVEKFVSTPELQSDNSIGSDPLEPGQVWTISPGGADEHPGLYRIEINEGPGSGVKILNKPVPLSFKESMGYAEQNLYARSTQLVGDKDPRQHEFTTQLRAFDASKSGAKLGMASLISLCTSLLKKSAKGGLIIVGEINLGGSIESVHNPVTLAEIAVEKGATTLLIPVSCRRQLFDLSDEMATKVDIQFYSDARDALLKAIVE
- the pglZ gene encoding BREX-1 system phosphatase PglZ type B, translating into MKVVDQLIKNLRNTATFNPDAQVAPACILWPDPSRQWESIIPSLQEKLPELMCLGDYTAEKKTGPAIWLRCAIANCVEDLDLTKNQTPILYLPGVGRQDLRAIESCPENIKPLAELQYRGIIWSQVSAKDWTILAFLKSDQGGLGLHVSQNANTKNAMRLAMRKFLNEDLTSLKGKYLDQDYFNALLSGGDFTRNLLQWIDQGDSIKEEIGTLEWNAFVEICVSQLSFNPQSEGLLAAATNLASHNGPWSVVWDRYCEAPIRYQNIPHQIRRCAPPLTNMLWHMSDGPFPGWPQWNEQQEKNLHQEMMNLAKLPPHLARKKILELEKQHGHRRSLIWAELNEAPLACALEHLASVAKETAINLAAGTVEELATKYANYGWQVDDAVLRSLAYTESISSFEAIKTAIRSCYLSWLEDSARYLQDITTQSHYPGGTYLTAKPLSTSPGDCVLFVDGLRFDAAMRLKDKLNKTGFSTLEEPIWSALPSMTATGKPAVTPVHGKIRGEIPNPEFVPNVIESGSPLIRNGLLKKLLNNAGWATLTISDNSSNDEYAWCETGDIDSEGHHRGWKLAKHLDPILIEIHDRIAELLAAGWKRVQVVTDHGWILLPGGLPKIDLPKTLTESKGKRYAAIKPGVSTDERLYQWYWNPNHQVALANGIACFQHGEEYAHGGLSLQECLTLKLIVTPGKNKQLAPAVEITDSGWKGLRFTIAVDGNFTDLRLDIREEAGNAESSIVLNKKKLKENGTASVVIDDDSKEGQKAMVVLLGSDDSLIAQLPTIIGGEN